One region of Lactobacillus johnsonii genomic DNA includes:
- the addA gene encoding helicase-exonuclease AddAB subunit AddA, with the protein MTQFTKEQNQAINDYGKDILVSASAGSGKTTVLVERVLKRILSGTPVSSLLIITFTKAAAREMKERIKQKISDQIEKEPNNQFLRSQLLDVDTANISTIDSFCLDIIRRFYYVIDLDPQFSVLTDETQAELLKERALHEIEIEYLENNDQRFQDFYDNFSGDRDAEGARNLLLQLYNTAVTEPNYEKFLNNLPNSYQIQDDLIGSDLWQSHIKPLLVKEIKDLQTEIRQLFENPQMENPDLVKVKENYDIFTSRLEQFLNTLEDDHSYNEIRASLMNCKFEKNIRKSKKWSEESLETYQESQKLKSDLNDQLKKIFANFFVVEEKEQVSILKKSEKLVKTIVDAEKKLIKRFGQLKREQNLIDYSDMEQFAFSILTTDTSNAHIAQEYYQEKFNEILIDEYQDVNALQENIIAAIKKKGQNNLFMVGDIKQSIYGFRQARPDLFLSKYHAYGQNDDSEKIILSDNFRSTKRVTKTVNSLFNPILTANFGGIDYKKEGQLQFGASYYPTDLPTANEYIFTDKKQTQASLEENFGDEMDFSEIQMVIARIKQLKEENFQVWDRKTQLKRPLEYSDIAIITRTRSDNLQVMQEFAKADLPLFVTDAQNYFQTFELVMIMNYLRLIDNPQQDIPLVAVLRSPLFNFKEPELAQIRVKTRSGNFYNALTSFASVNSDLGQKCKNFLQQLESLRSFAATHRISELIWSIYERTHLLEIVTGLPNGQQRRVNLESLYERATSYESAGFKGLYQFISFIERMRKNQKDLAQPLLSDKADNAVKLMTIHASKGLEFPVVFVMGLGHKYQTRDLSGNFTISKDGLGLTIKEKDYRIDSLVKSLADVEKRQQMLEEEARILYVGLTRAQQKLILVASVSDMETKQKKWESEIDQKTNILPLIRKINAQSPLDFLGPKLEQKHEFDQTIEDMTLALEEQDKIYYLKFAVQSISEENIEQKENTQKLSSKMNDVVKSLYNFEYPFSDATKTTAYQSVSEIKKVFNDPMDTELENSRLISSSNRYLQPIDETPVFLEKQKFTGAEIGTAMHLVLQYYDYQSDKTELNLEQEIEELVELGKLNPLMVPHLSIEALNWFVMSEFASEFWQKPEKLHRESQFSSLVNASELFNDFSDSAAKILVHGTIDGYFETDEGLILFDYKTDFVDKTHEEQAIDEIKQKYTGQLRLYEQALNEISGNKKVIGKYLILLDARKVVPVD; encoded by the coding sequence TTGACGCAATTTACTAAGGAACAAAATCAAGCAATTAACGATTATGGGAAAGATATCCTAGTTTCAGCATCCGCTGGTTCAGGAAAGACTACAGTACTAGTTGAACGTGTTTTGAAACGTATTTTATCTGGTACACCAGTTTCATCCCTTTTGATTATCACTTTTACTAAAGCTGCTGCTCGTGAAATGAAGGAACGAATCAAGCAAAAAATAAGCGATCAAATTGAGAAAGAGCCTAATAACCAATTTCTTCGTAGCCAATTATTAGATGTTGATACTGCAAATATATCTACAATCGATTCTTTTTGTTTAGATATAATTAGGCGTTTTTATTATGTAATTGATCTTGATCCACAATTTAGTGTTTTAACTGATGAAACTCAAGCTGAACTATTAAAAGAGCGTGCCCTACATGAAATAGAAATTGAGTATCTTGAAAACAATGATCAAAGATTTCAGGATTTCTATGATAATTTTTCTGGTGATAGGGATGCTGAAGGAGCGCGAAATCTTTTATTGCAGTTGTACAATACTGCAGTTACTGAGCCTAATTATGAAAAATTTCTCAATAATCTGCCTAATTCTTATCAAATTCAAGATGATTTAATTGGATCTGATTTGTGGCAGAGTCATATTAAGCCACTTTTAGTAAAAGAGATAAAGGATCTACAAACTGAAATAAGACAGCTCTTTGAAAATCCTCAAATGGAAAATCCAGATTTAGTGAAGGTTAAAGAAAACTATGATATCTTTACCAGTCGTTTAGAGCAATTCTTAAATACTTTGGAAGATGATCATTCTTATAATGAAATTCGAGCTAGTCTAATGAATTGTAAGTTTGAAAAGAACATTCGTAAGTCTAAAAAGTGGTCAGAGGAAAGTCTTGAAACTTACCAAGAAAGTCAAAAGCTAAAATCTGATTTAAATGATCAACTTAAGAAGATCTTTGCTAACTTTTTTGTAGTAGAAGAAAAAGAACAGGTAAGCATTCTCAAAAAATCAGAAAAATTAGTTAAAACCATTGTTGATGCTGAGAAAAAGCTAATTAAGAGATTTGGTCAATTAAAACGAGAACAGAATTTAATTGACTATAGTGATATGGAACAATTTGCTTTCAGCATTCTTACAACCGATACTTCGAATGCTCATATTGCCCAAGAATACTATCAAGAAAAATTCAATGAAATCCTAATTGATGAGTACCAAGATGTTAACGCTTTGCAGGAAAATATCATTGCAGCCATCAAAAAGAAGGGGCAAAATAACCTATTCATGGTTGGAGATATAAAACAATCTATTTATGGTTTTAGACAAGCACGTCCTGACTTGTTTTTAAGCAAATATCATGCTTATGGGCAGAATGATGACAGTGAAAAAATTATCTTATCAGATAATTTTAGGTCAACCAAAAGAGTTACTAAGACAGTAAACTCTTTATTCAATCCAATTTTAACTGCAAATTTTGGTGGAATTGATTACAAAAAAGAAGGACAATTACAATTTGGCGCAAGTTATTATCCTACTGACTTGCCTACTGCAAATGAATATATTTTCACGGATAAAAAACAAACGCAAGCTTCGCTTGAAGAAAATTTTGGAGACGAAATGGACTTCAGTGAAATTCAAATGGTTATTGCTAGAATTAAGCAACTTAAAGAAGAGAATTTTCAAGTTTGGGACCGGAAAACACAGCTTAAACGCCCGCTAGAATATTCTGATATTGCGATTATTACGCGTACTAGAAGTGACAACTTACAGGTAATGCAAGAATTTGCAAAGGCAGATTTACCTTTATTTGTAACTGATGCTCAGAACTATTTTCAAACATTTGAATTAGTAATGATTATGAATTACTTGAGATTAATTGATAATCCACAACAGGACATACCTTTAGTAGCAGTTTTGCGTTCACCGCTTTTTAACTTTAAAGAACCTGAACTAGCACAAATTAGGGTCAAAACCAGGTCTGGTAATTTTTATAATGCTTTAACTAGTTTTGCTTCAGTCAATTCAGATCTTGGTCAAAAATGTAAAAACTTCCTTCAACAATTAGAATCTTTACGATCATTTGCGGCAACTCATCGAATTTCTGAGTTGATTTGGAGCATTTATGAAAGAACTCATCTGTTAGAAATTGTGACTGGCTTGCCTAATGGCCAACAGCGTAGAGTAAACCTAGAATCTCTATATGAGAGAGCCACTTCTTATGAAAGTGCCGGCTTTAAAGGTCTATATCAATTTATTAGTTTTATCGAACGCATGCGGAAAAATCAAAAGGATTTAGCACAACCACTTTTAAGTGATAAGGCTGATAATGCTGTAAAACTAATGACTATCCATGCTTCTAAAGGTTTGGAATTTCCAGTAGTGTTTGTCATGGGGCTAGGCCACAAGTATCAGACACGTGACTTAAGTGGTAATTTTACAATTAGTAAAGACGGACTTGGATTAACAATTAAAGAAAAAGATTATCGAATTGATTCTCTAGTTAAATCTTTAGCCGATGTTGAAAAAAGACAACAAATGCTTGAAGAAGAAGCTAGAATTTTATATGTTGGTTTAACACGTGCTCAACAAAAGCTTATCTTAGTGGCTAGTGTAAGCGATATGGAGACTAAGCAGAAAAAGTGGGAGAGTGAAATTGATCAAAAAACGAATATTCTTCCCTTAATAAGAAAAATCAACGCCCAATCTCCACTAGATTTCTTAGGACCTAAGTTAGAACAAAAGCATGAATTTGATCAAACAATTGAAGACATGACCTTAGCTTTAGAAGAGCAAGATAAGATCTATTACTTAAAGTTTGCTGTGCAGTCAATTTCAGAAGAAAATATTGAACAAAAAGAAAACACTCAAAAATTAAGTTCTAAAATGAATGATGTAGTCAAAAGCCTTTATAATTTTGAATATCCATTTTCGGATGCCACTAAGACTACAGCCTATCAGTCTGTTTCTGAGATAAAAAAAGTATTTAATGATCCTATGGATACTGAACTTGAAAATTCACGTCTTATTTCTTCAAGCAATCGATATCTACAACCGATTGATGAAACTCCCGTATTTTTAGAAAAACAGAAATTTACTGGAGCAGAGATCGGAACAGCCATGCACTTAGTTTTACAATATTATGATTATCAGAGTGATAAAACTGAGTTAAATTTAGAACAAGAAATTGAAGAACTTGTAGAATTAGGTAAATTAAACCCATTGATGGTGCCACATTTATCAATAGAGGCCTTAAATTGGTTTGTGATGAGTGAATTTGCGTCAGAATTTTGGCAAAAACCAGAAAAATTACATAGAGAAAGTCAATTTTCAAGCTTAGTGAATGCTAGTGAACTGTTTAACGATTTTTCTGACTCAGCAGCCAAAATTTTAGTTCACGGAACAATTGATGGATATTTTGAAACAGACGAAGGTTTAATTTTATTTGACTATAAAACTGATTTTGTTGACAAAACTCATGAAGAACAAGCTATAGACGAAATTAAGCAAAAATATACTGGGCAACTACGTTTATATGAACAAGCATTAAATGAAATATCGGGAAATAAAAAGGTAATTGGAAAATATTTAATTTTGCTTGACGCAAGGAAAGTGGTCCCAGTAGACTAG
- a CDS encoding helicase C-terminal domain-containing protein encodes MKKAFTDDVFAVVDLETTGTQRNQGDHIIQFGCAIIKKRKVVKTYSFLINPHREIPQAVENLTHISNEDVAKAHDFSYYASKIRKILENTIFVAHNVNFDLPFLNYELVNAGLEPLTGKAVDTVELAQIAFPTFPSYKLRDLTARLRIKHLNPHRADSDALVTAKLLLKAIKKLENLPQATLNTLTSLSKGLLRDTDYIFYEIGQVARQTKRPLPKDLIQVKHLILKKQNVASRRNDVASPGSFPQSDEEKKELFKKNLRFRRGQVSLINRLHDFVYSDSDNSLVVEAPNGSGKTFSYLMAYAYELYSGRKLVVATPTKVLQEQILKQEIPQLLRVTHLDLDAQIVKSSSHYLDLDGFYNSLYQTDNPIQQTLILQMGILIWLTETETGDLDELQLTNYQAPLFAAIEHPGDARIGTAFAEYDFWNLARSRQEQADILITNHAYLANHYMDSIWGQNPFLVVDEAHRFVENVASSRNDSLQFESFWGMCSHLRNLLFYAEDSAKARFGNNLEFKLILDKLEKDTNDLIHSINKIQEALYDNRKFATSWEEKRQNAISLGFQGQDLFNSIKHFKHLLNLMQDNIEIVRQETNQLLFLLYHQQKNLLTSDDVLIRDLQEEIDQLDYYSEQNYLLLDQLSDPKKLDHEGFVLEISNEDDPLSTNLTWLTLDPEEEVKQLYHYFDKKLFISATLAEQDDFSYTIKKLYLDPKKTLTYRAKPSFKVEKHLKVYALSDNNAPEDPNSPEYETFISTLLTQIKDYKHVLVLFTNLDVIRDVFSRLSENSNALKDYEILAQGLTGSNEKIAKRFGIAEKAILLGANSFWEGIDFKHNGVDLAIVTRLPFESPDQPEVKLRTECLKKQVGADKIFEVDTLPRAILRFRQGCGRLIRNERDHGVFVVLDQRVWNKSYGEHFLSGLPVSAKKVSKQQLLNVLRNSKQNE; translated from the coding sequence ATGAAAAAAGCCTTTACAGATGATGTTTTTGCGGTCGTCGATCTTGAAACTACAGGCACCCAGCGCAATCAAGGCGATCATATTATTCAATTTGGTTGTGCAATCATCAAAAAGCGTAAGGTAGTAAAAACATATTCATTCTTAATCAATCCTCATCGTGAAATCCCTCAAGCTGTTGAAAATTTAACTCATATTAGTAATGAAGACGTTGCTAAGGCTCATGATTTTAGTTACTATGCATCAAAGATACGAAAAATCTTAGAAAATACAATTTTTGTTGCACATAATGTAAATTTTGATCTTCCGTTTTTAAACTATGAGCTTGTAAATGCGGGCTTAGAGCCACTAACTGGAAAAGCAGTTGATACGGTGGAATTAGCACAAATTGCTTTTCCAACTTTTCCATCTTATAAATTACGAGATTTAACAGCTCGTTTGAGAATTAAACACTTAAATCCGCACCGAGCTGATTCAGATGCACTAGTAACAGCAAAATTACTACTAAAAGCAATTAAGAAACTGGAAAATCTTCCTCAGGCAACTCTCAATACTTTGACTTCCTTATCAAAAGGATTGCTACGCGATACTGACTATATTTTTTATGAAATTGGTCAAGTTGCTCGGCAGACTAAGAGACCATTGCCTAAAGATTTGATTCAGGTAAAACATTTAATCCTGAAAAAGCAAAATGTAGCTTCACGTCGTAATGATGTAGCAAGTCCTGGCTCATTTCCTCAAAGCGATGAAGAAAAGAAAGAATTATTTAAAAAGAATCTCCGCTTTAGACGGGGACAAGTTAGTCTAATTAATAGACTACACGACTTTGTTTATAGTGACTCAGATAACTCATTAGTTGTTGAAGCACCAAATGGAAGCGGAAAAACCTTTAGTTACTTAATGGCTTATGCATACGAGCTATATTCAGGTAGAAAATTAGTCGTAGCAACACCCACTAAGGTTTTACAGGAGCAAATTCTAAAGCAGGAAATTCCGCAACTTTTGCGAGTTACTCATTTAGATTTAGATGCCCAAATTGTTAAGTCAAGCAGCCATTATTTAGATTTAGATGGATTTTATAATTCTCTTTATCAGACTGATAATCCGATTCAGCAAACTTTAATTTTACAAATGGGGATTTTGATCTGGCTTACTGAAACAGAAACAGGTGATTTAGATGAGCTCCAGTTAACTAACTATCAGGCTCCTCTTTTTGCGGCAATTGAACATCCCGGAGATGCGAGAATTGGAACAGCTTTTGCCGAGTATGATTTCTGGAATTTAGCACGTAGTAGACAAGAACAAGCTGATATTTTAATTACTAATCATGCCTATTTAGCTAATCACTATATGGACTCAATTTGGGGCCAGAATCCTTTCCTAGTTGTTGATGAGGCGCATCGTTTTGTTGAAAATGTAGCAAGTTCACGAAACGATTCACTCCAATTTGAAAGTTTCTGGGGAATGTGTAGTCATTTGCGTAACCTGCTTTTTTATGCAGAAGATAGTGCTAAGGCACGTTTTGGTAATAATTTAGAATTCAAATTAATCCTAGATAAACTTGAAAAAGATACGAATGATTTAATCCATTCTATTAATAAGATTCAAGAAGCTCTTTACGATAATCGAAAATTTGCTACCAGTTGGGAAGAGAAGCGCCAAAATGCTATTAGTCTCGGATTTCAGGGACAAGATTTGTTTAACAGTATTAAGCATTTCAAGCATTTGTTAAATCTTATGCAAGACAATATTGAAATTGTGCGCCAAGAGACTAATCAACTTCTATTTTTGCTATATCATCAACAAAAAAATCTTTTAACGAGCGACGATGTTTTAATAAGAGATCTTCAAGAAGAAATAGATCAGTTAGATTATTACTCAGAACAAAACTATCTTTTACTTGATCAATTAAGCGACCCTAAAAAGTTAGATCATGAAGGATTTGTTTTAGAAATAAGCAATGAAGATGACCCACTATCAACTAATTTAACTTGGTTAACACTTGATCCTGAAGAAGAAGTTAAACAGTTATATCATTACTTTGATAAAAAACTATTTATTTCAGCTACTTTAGCAGAACAAGACGACTTCTCATACACTATTAAAAAACTATATTTAGATCCTAAAAAGACACTCACTTATCGAGCAAAACCTTCTTTCAAAGTTGAAAAGCATTTAAAAGTATATGCACTTTCAGATAATAATGCGCCGGAGGATCCAAACAGTCCGGAATATGAAACATTTATTAGTACTTTACTTACTCAAATTAAAGACTATAAGCATGTGTTAGTTTTATTTACTAATTTAGATGTTATCCGCGATGTTTTTAGTAGACTAAGTGAAAACAGTAATGCTTTAAAGGACTACGAAATTTTAGCTCAAGGCTTAACTGGTTCTAATGAAAAAATTGCTAAACGTTTCGGAATTGCTGAAAAAGCCATTTTACTTGGAGCAAATAGTTTTTGGGAAGGAATTGACTTTAAACATAATGGGGTAGATCTTGCGATTGTTACTCGTTTACCTTTTGAGTCACCAGATCAACCCGAAGTAAAATTACGAACAGAATGTTTAAAAAAGCAGGTTGGAGCTGATAAAATTTTTGAAGTTGATACACTACCACGAGCAATTTTAAGATTTAGGCAGGGATGTGGTCGCCTGATCAGAAATGAGCGTGATCATGGAGTCTTTGTAGTTTTAGATCAACGAGTTTGGAATAAATCTTATGGCGAACATTTTTTATCAGGACTACCTGTGAGTGCTAAAAAAGTTAGCAAGCAACAACTACTAAATGTTTTAAGGAATAGTAAGCAGAATGAATAA